The genomic segment CCAGCTCCACATTGCCAATGCCCATCGGTTGCGGCACTTCATTCACAAAGCTGCCGAAGGCAGCCGCTGTCAGCCGCCACAACTCGACGATAATCGCCACACCCTGCTCGTCATCACCGACCCGTACCAGGCCCGGTTTGGGTGGCGTGGTGTTCGCCAGGGCGTACAAGCGGTATTGGTCGGCGGTAACGGTTTGCTCGACCAGCCGGGCAGAACGATGGCTGAGCTGGTGATTCAGTGGCATACCGCTTAAATGCGCGCCAACCACAGCAATCACTACCGACTCATCCGCCTTGCGTCCCAATAAGACAGGCGCTTCTGGCAGCTTGAGTGCTGCTTCCCAACGGTTGGCAAAGGCCAGCAAGGCACGATCCTGCCAGGCAGGGGCAATCAGGGTGATGCCAAAGGGAAGTCCATCGCGACGTAACGCCGCCGGCAGCGACAATGCCGAGAGATCGGCCAGATTAACAAAGTTGGTGTACACGCCGTTGCGGCTGTTCACCTCAATCGGTTGTTCTGCCAGTGCGGCATGGGTCGGGAAATGAGGGGAAGTTGGGACAAACAGCGCGTCGACATCGTCGAACAAGGCCGTCACGTAGCGCATCAGCTCCAGGCGACGATATTCTGCCCGAAACTGATCTACCGCACTGGGGAGCTTGCCACTCAGTACGATGCTTTTGACAATCGGGTCGAGTCCGGGCAAATCCTGCTCCATAAACTCGCCCACAGCCGCGTAGCGTTCAGCCACCCAGGGGCCCTGATACAACAACGCGGCCATTTCGAATAGGGGGCCGAAATCCTTTTCAACCAGCTCTAAACCGTGTTTTCTGGCCAACACACAAGCCTGTTCATAAGCCTGTTGCTGTTCGACATCGCCAAACCATTGCGGCGACAGCGGTATCGCCAGACGCTTGATACGACGCTGAGGCACCGCAACAGACTCACGAGAATAAGGGTCAGCTGCATCAAACTGCGCCGCCACATCCAGCAACTGTTCGGCATCCCGGCTGTTCAAAGCAAAGATGGAGACCACATCCAGGCTCTTACAAGCAGGAATCACGCCATTTGTACTGACCAATCCCTTGGTGGCCTTGACCCCCACCAGATGATTAAAACCGGCAGGTACCCGACCCGACCCGGCGGTATCCGTTCCCAACGAAAACGCCACCTGCCCACGCGCCACCGTGACGGCAGAGCCAGAACTGGAACCCCCACTGACGTATTCCGGCTTGAAGCTGTTAGCCACCGGCCCGTAAGGGGAGCGAGTGCCGACCAGACCGGTAGCAAACTGATCCAAATTGGTTTTACCTATTACCACCGCACCAGCAGCCCGAAGCAACGCCACCACGGTCGCGTCGCGTTGCGGGGTAAAGGCAAACTCAGGGCAACCACCCGTGGTTGCAAAACCAGCCACATCAATATTGTCCTTCACCGCAAACGGCACACCAAAAAGGGGCAACGACGCCGGAGCCTTGCCCTCCAGTGAAGCAAGCTGCTGCGCCAGCACCGCATCGGTCGCCAGTGTTATCCAGGGGCTGCCGTAAACCGGTTTACCGTTGTCGCACTCTTCCTCACGAATCTGTTGCAGCAGTTGTGGCAAGAGCTGCTGTGGGGTTTGGCCCGACTGATACGCCTTGGCCCAGTCACTCAGATTCCAGCCCGACAACGGGGATAATGTGCTAGCGGTCATTGGTTTCTCCATGGTGTTCAAACTTGTATACAAGATACTGAGCGAGAGCCGTGCCAGCTAGTACAAAGATCCAACCAGGAAAGTGATCTCGCTCACCCACCACGGTCATAACCGATCAAATACCTGTCCGTTGGGATCAAGCTGGCGGGCTGGGGCTGAGTCAAACTGCCAGACCAAACTGCAGCACTGTTTCTACAAAAACAAAAAAGGTGAACCCGGTATGTATTCTTTCAGCAACATGGTGGGAGGCAAGACCCTGTCGGCCAATGCCTCATTCGACGTTATCAACCCCTCCACACACGACTTGGCTGGCAAGGCACCGTTGGCGACCAGCGCAGACCTTGATCAGGCCGTCGCGGCAGCGGCAGCGGCATTTCCTGCCTGGTCAGGTCTGTCGGATGCAGAGCGTCAGGACTACTGCCACCGGGTGGCCGACAAGTTGGAACAGCACCATGAAGAACTGGCCCGGATTCTGACATCTGAACAGGGCAAACCCATGGCGGGCATGGGTTCGATGTTTGAAATTGGTGGTGCCATTGCCTGGGCCCGCTACAACGCCGCGCTGGAAATACCCGTCGAGGTACTACAAGACAACGACAACGGCCGGGTTGAGATGCATCGCAAGCCGATTGGTGTTGTCGGCTCTATTACGCCATGGAACTGGCCGGTCATGATTGCGGTTTGGCATATTATACCGGCCATTCGTACCGGTAACACCGTGGTGAACAAGCCGTCACCTTTCACACCGCTGTCAACGCTGCGAATGATCGAACTGATGAATGAGGTATTACCAGCCGGGGTAGTGAACAGCCTTACCGGTGACGACAGCCTTGGGGCGGCAATGTCATCCCACGCAAAAATTGGCAAGATTGTGTTTACCGGTTCAACACCGACTGGCCAGAAAATCATGACCTCTGCCGCCGATACCCTCAAACGCCTGACGCTGGAACTGGGCGGCAACGACGCTGGCATTGTGCTGCCGGATTGCGATCCGGCAGCAATCGCACCGGGTGTGTTCTGGGGCGCTTTTATCAACAACGGCCAGACCTGTGCAGCCCTGAAACGCCTGTACGTCCACGACAGCATTTACCAACAGGTGTGTGACGAGCTGGTGGCCTTTGCCCGGACGATCAAGGTCGGTGACGGATTTGACGACAACAGCGACCTTGGCCCCATCCAGAACCGGATGCAGTTTGACAAGGTGAACCGCCTGGTGCGCCAGTCACTGGAGCTGGGTAGCCAATTACTGCTCGGCGGCCCGGTGGATGATCCCGATACGCTGTTCTTTCCGATCACCTTGATCGCGACGGACGCTGTCAGTGACCCGCTGGTACAGCATGAGCAGTTTGGCCCGGCACTGCCGATTATTCCGTTCAGCGATATCGACGCTGTCATCGCTGCGGCCAATGATAATCAGAATGGACTGGGTGGCTCCATCTGGACCGACGACCAGCAACAGTTCCGCCAGCTGGCTTCCCGTATGGAATGTGGCTCGGTGTGGCATAACAAGCATGGAGCCATTCAACCCGATGTGCCATTCGGTGGGGTGAAGTGTTCCGGTGTGGGGGTTGAGTTTGGCAAGGAAGGGCTGCTGGCCAATACCAATATTCAAGTGCTGTTTCTGTAATTTTACCCGCTTTCACTGACTGACACTCAGTCGTTTTCGGCGCTCCCTGAGCGCCTTTTTTGGTTCGGGCCAGCAATAGGCCAGCAATACGAACGGCCATGCTCGTCAGCGCCATGCTCGTCAGCGCCATGGTGGTTTGCTCACTGCGGTTGGCGGGCTAACGATCGAGTTTGCGGGTTTCCGTCGGCGTTTCGCCAAAATACTTCTTGTAGCTGCGGCTGAAATGGGCGGAATGGTTAAACCCCCAGGTAAAGGCAATATCCGTCAGGCTGGTATTCGGCTGCGCCAGAATATCCACCCGGCAGCGTTCCAGTCGCTGGTTCCAGATATAACGATTCAGCGTCACCCCTGCCAGCTCGAACGCCCGTGACAACTGTCGGGGAGAGGCTTTCATCATGTCACTGATGTGTTCGGTGGTCAGATAATCCGCTTCCAGATGCCCATCAATGTAACTCAGGCTACGCTGCAGCAAGGCATGACGCGAACGGCTACAAGCAGGCACCTGTTGTGTCTTGATCAGACTCGCGAGGTTATCCAGTACCTGCTCAGAAATACTCATCCCCTGGTGATTGTAATGCCAGGGACGGGTCAGTAATTGATACAGATTCTCGCTGCTATAAACCCCCACACGCGCATGACGGTCGAGCCGTACCAGGTCAGTCGGTTGCCAATGCCCCAGTTGTTGCTCCAACACCTGACGCGGGATGTCGACCACCAGCATTTCCATATCATGCGGGAAACCCTGACCGTACGGACGAGTGGTGTCGTACAGGACAATATCGCCAGGCACATGGTTAGCGCAGCGAGTACCCTGCCAAGAGTATCCATGACCTGCCAGCATCAGACATAAAAATACCGACTGCCGGGGATCGGCTTGAATTTCGGTCCGGCTGCGTTGCACCGCATGGCTGTTGGCCTGAATCCGGTTGATGGTTATCAGGCC from the Candidatus Thalassolituus haligoni genome contains:
- the atzF gene encoding allophanate hydrolase, with the protein product MTASTLSPLSGWNLSDWAKAYQSGQTPQQLLPQLLQQIREEECDNGKPVYGSPWITLATDAVLAQQLASLEGKAPASLPLFGVPFAVKDNIDVAGFATTGGCPEFAFTPQRDATVVALLRAAGAVVIGKTNLDQFATGLVGTRSPYGPVANSFKPEYVSGGSSSGSAVTVARGQVAFSLGTDTAGSGRVPAGFNHLVGVKATKGLVSTNGVIPACKSLDVVSIFALNSRDAEQLLDVAAQFDAADPYSRESVAVPQRRIKRLAIPLSPQWFGDVEQQQAYEQACVLARKHGLELVEKDFGPLFEMAALLYQGPWVAERYAAVGEFMEQDLPGLDPIVKSIVLSGKLPSAVDQFRAEYRRLELMRYVTALFDDVDALFVPTSPHFPTHAALAEQPIEVNSRNGVYTNFVNLADLSALSLPAALRRDGLPFGITLIAPAWQDRALLAFANRWEAALKLPEAPVLLGRKADESVVIAVVGAHLSGMPLNHQLSHRSARLVEQTVTADQYRLYALANTTPPKPGLVRVGDDEQGVAIIVELWRLTAAAFGSFVNEVPQPMGIGNVELADGRIVNGFMCEAVVLPAATDISEFGGWRAYIASLQAG
- a CDS encoding aldehyde dehydrogenase family protein, producing MYSFSNMVGGKTLSANASFDVINPSTHDLAGKAPLATSADLDQAVAAAAAAFPAWSGLSDAERQDYCHRVADKLEQHHEELARILTSEQGKPMAGMGSMFEIGGAIAWARYNAALEIPVEVLQDNDNGRVEMHRKPIGVVGSITPWNWPVMIAVWHIIPAIRTGNTVVNKPSPFTPLSTLRMIELMNEVLPAGVVNSLTGDDSLGAAMSSHAKIGKIVFTGSTPTGQKIMTSAADTLKRLTLELGGNDAGIVLPDCDPAAIAPGVFWGAFINNGQTCAALKRLYVHDSIYQQVCDELVAFARTIKVGDGFDDNSDLGPIQNRMQFDKVNRLVRQSLELGSQLLLGGPVDDPDTLFFPITLIATDAVSDPLVQHEQFGPALPIIPFSDIDAVIAAANDNQNGLGGSIWTDDQQQFRQLASRMECGSVWHNKHGAIQPDVPFGGVKCSGVGVEFGKEGLLANTNIQVLFL
- a CDS encoding helix-turn-helix domain-containing protein — its product is MALTRSLCISTSQVPAAIKRQFWEEHVRQHVIKVDCPTESKNGIEATLEQTECGLITINRIQANSHAVQRSRTEIQADPRQSVFLCLMLAGHGYSWQGTRCANHVPGDIVLYDTTRPYGQGFPHDMEMLVVDIPRQVLEQQLGHWQPTDLVRLDRHARVGVYSSENLYQLLTRPWHYNHQGMSISEQVLDNLASLIKTQQVPACSRSRHALLQRSLSYIDGHLEADYLTTEHISDMMKASPRQLSRAFELAGVTLNRYIWNQRLERCRVDILAQPNTSLTDIAFTWGFNHSAHFSRSYKKYFGETPTETRKLDR